In Blattabacterium cuenoti, the following proteins share a genomic window:
- the rpsF gene encoding 30S ribosomal protein S6: MFKHYENVIIITPILSDDQAKETAKEYENYIIQKKGKIVHQEHWGLKKLAYSIQKKQSGCYHLFEFLLNSDLVSDLELKLRQDERILRFLTVKLNKHGIEYAEKRRKKLLKKDEEL, translated from the coding sequence ATGTTTAAACATTATGAAAATGTTATAATAATAACTCCTATATTATCTGATGATCAAGCAAAAGAAACAGCTAAGGAATATGAAAATTATATCATACAAAAAAAAGGAAAAATCGTTCATCAGGAACATTGGGGGTTAAAAAAATTAGCTTATTCCATTCAAAAAAAACAAAGCGGTTGTTATCACTTATTTGAATTTTTGTTAAATTCTGATTTAGTTTCTGATTTAGAATTGAAATTAAGACAAGATGAGCGTATTTTACGTTTTTTAACTGTAAAATTAAATAAACATGGAATAGAATATGCTGAAAAAAGAAGAAAAAAATTATTAAAAAAAGATGAAGAATTATGA
- a CDS encoding prephenate dehydrogenase — MNIGIIGLGLIGGSIGLGLRKSNFGDKFVGTDSNKENALHAVKLGIVDEIIPLQDLIVQSSVIILSIPVDGIEKILPSILNRISRDTVILDTGSTKYDICNRINSHPKRSRFVATHPIAGIENSGPISAYSDLFYKKKCIICDSELSAPDAMSVATKIYSIMNMSVIYMSSKEHDLCIAYISHLPHVVSFSLASTVLKKFKNENKIFNNMMGSGLDSTTRLAKSKPETWLPIFISNRKNMIQAIDFYIDHLNKFRNYLINKEFHKIYEYMKKANNIKDKKYV, encoded by the coding sequence ATGAATATTGGAATAATAGGATTAGGATTGATTGGAGGATCCATTGGTTTAGGGTTGAGAAAATCAAATTTTGGAGATAAATTTGTAGGAACAGACTCGAATAAAGAAAACGCTTTACATGCTGTAAAACTTGGAATTGTAGATGAGATAATTCCTTTACAGGATCTTATTGTGCAATCTTCAGTAATTATTTTATCTATTCCTGTAGATGGAATAGAGAAAATTCTTCCAAGTATTTTGAATAGAATCAGTAGGGATACAGTCATTTTAGATACTGGATCTACTAAATATGATATTTGTAATAGAATTAACTCTCATCCTAAAAGAAGTCGCTTTGTCGCTACACATCCGATTGCAGGAATTGAAAATTCTGGACCTATTTCAGCTTATTCTGATTTGTTTTATAAAAAAAAATGTATCATTTGTGATTCTGAACTTAGCGCTCCAGATGCAATGTCAGTTGCTACAAAAATCTATTCTATTATGAACATGAGTGTGATTTATATGAGTTCTAAAGAACATGATTTATGTATTGCTTATATATCTCATTTACCTCATGTGGTTTCCTTTTCTTTAGCTAGTACCGTTTTAAAAAAATTTAAAAATGAAAATAAAATTTTTAATAATATGATGGGAAGTGGATTAGATTCAACTACACGTTTAGCGAAAAGTAAACCTGAAACATGGTTGCCTATTTTTATTTCGAATAGAAAAAATATGATTCAAGCTATAGATTTTTATATTGATCATTTAAATAAATTTCGTAATTATTTAATAAACAAAGAATTTCATAAAATATATGAATATATGAAAAAAGCAAACAATATAAAAGATAAAAAATATGTGTAA
- a CDS encoding pyridoxal phosphate-dependent aminotransferase, translating to MILEAKRTHKISEYFFSEKMKEIHNLEKDGVKIINLGIGNPDLLPPHGVVHKMKKASELKHANTYQSYIGIEALRSAISNWYKKVYQVDVNPKSEILPLMGSKEGIMHISMSYLDKGDEVLIPDPGYPTYSSISKLLEAKIVYYDLDEGENWSPRLENISRSKAKMMWINYPHMPTGATIIFDKLEEIVLFAKKNRVLLVHDNPYSLILNEERPLSIFNIKGSKDIALELNSLSKSYNMPGWRVGMIIGKKEFIQNILKIKSQMDSGMYYPIQIGAIEAMNHDSEWIEKLNIEYIKRRKIIWEICDFLNLKYAKKSSGIFVWAKITDGNKNDRIWSEKFLKTYHIFVVPGRVFGHNGKGYVRFSMCCPVKILEEAKNRIFS from the coding sequence ATGATTCTAGAAGCAAAAAGAACGCATAAAATATCGGAATACTTTTTTTCAGAAAAAATGAAGGAAATTCATAATCTTGAAAAAGATGGTGTAAAAATTATAAATTTAGGAATTGGAAACCCTGATCTTCTTCCTCCACATGGGGTGGTACATAAAATGAAAAAAGCATCAGAATTGAAGCATGCTAATACTTATCAAAGCTATATTGGAATAGAAGCACTACGGAGTGCCATTTCTAATTGGTATAAAAAAGTATATCAAGTTGATGTTAATCCTAAAAGTGAAATTTTACCATTAATGGGTTCTAAAGAAGGAATTATGCATATAAGCATGTCTTATTTAGATAAAGGGGATGAGGTCTTAATTCCAGATCCTGGATATCCTACTTATTCCTCTATATCAAAACTTTTAGAAGCCAAAATTGTCTATTATGATCTTGATGAGGGAGAAAATTGGAGCCCTAGACTGGAAAATATATCTAGGTCAAAAGCTAAGATGATGTGGATTAACTATCCTCATATGCCTACGGGAGCAACAATTATTTTTGATAAATTAGAAGAAATTGTTCTATTTGCGAAAAAAAATCGTGTATTACTCGTTCATGACAATCCTTATAGTTTGATATTGAATGAGGAACGTCCTTTAAGTATTTTTAATATAAAAGGATCTAAAGATATAGCTTTGGAATTAAATTCTTTAAGTAAAAGTTACAATATGCCTGGATGGCGTGTTGGAATGATAATAGGAAAAAAGGAATTTATTCAGAATATATTGAAAATAAAAAGTCAAATGGATTCTGGTATGTATTACCCCATACAAATTGGAGCTATAGAAGCTATGAATCATGATTCAGAATGGATTGAAAAATTGAATATAGAATATATCAAACGAAGAAAAATTATATGGGAAATATGTGATTTTTTAAATTTAAAATATGCAAAAAAAAGTTCTGGAATATTTGTTTGGGCCAAAATCACTGATGGAAATAAGAATGATCGTATATGGTCCGAAAAATTTCTCAAAACTTATCACATATTTGTTGTTCCTGGGAGAGTGTTTGGCCATAATGGAAAAGGATATGTAAGGTTTTCTATGTGTTGTCCAGTAAAAATTTTGGAAGAGGCGAAAAATAGAATTTTTTCATGA
- a CDS encoding prephenate dehydratase, with translation MKKIAIQGVKGCFHHAAVSRYFEGCNYKLMECSSFRELAVSVAKSNVDIGVMAIENTIAGTILTNYSLLSEYNLKIVGEVYMPIQHHIMAYPGQNIENIKEIYSHPMAILQCELFIDAHPDIKISEYSDTAAAAKYISICKKKGLAAIASENAAKEYGLEIISKNIQTITSNFTRFFVIKNIKNSYKQENDSFNKASLIFKILHTTGSLSQILSLISSLGINMTKIQSIPIIQRPWEYSFYMDIIFNNIKDYEKMKKRIQKIPCLHQLSIMGEYKNGRIRS, from the coding sequence ATGAAAAAAATAGCGATACAAGGGGTTAAGGGGTGTTTTCATCATGCAGCTGTTTCCAGATATTTTGAAGGATGTAATTATAAGTTGATGGAATGTTCTTCTTTTAGAGAATTGGCTGTTTCCGTAGCAAAATCTAATGTAGATATTGGGGTAATGGCTATAGAAAATACTATAGCGGGAACGATTTTGACGAATTACAGTCTTTTATCTGAATATAATTTAAAAATAGTGGGAGAGGTATATATGCCTATACAACATCATATCATGGCTTATCCCGGACAAAATATAGAAAATATTAAGGAGATATATTCTCATCCTATGGCTATTTTACAGTGTGAATTATTCATAGATGCACATCCTGATATAAAAATATCCGAGTATTCAGATACAGCTGCTGCTGCTAAATATATTTCTATATGCAAAAAAAAAGGTTTAGCTGCAATAGCGTCTGAAAATGCGGCGAAAGAATATGGTTTGGAGATCATTTCCAAGAATATACAAACGATTACAAGTAATTTTACTAGATTTTTCGTTATTAAAAATATTAAAAATTCTTATAAACAAGAAAATGATTCTTTTAATAAAGCTTCATTAATATTCAAAATATTGCATACTACTGGGAGTTTATCTCAGATATTGAGTCTTATATCTAGTCTTGGAATTAATATGACGAAAATACAATCAATCCCTATCATACAAAGACCTTGGGAGTATTCATTTTATATGGATATTATATTCAACAATATCAAAGATTATGAAAAAATGAAAAAAAGAATACAAAAAATTCCCTGTCTTCATCAATTATCTATTATGGGAGAATATAAAAATGGGAGAATAAGATCTTAA
- a CDS encoding Nramp family divalent metal transporter gives MKKKKSSIGWRYENKHPSLSEVFSSVSVPQQKGIWKKLFAFTGPGLLIAVGYMDPGNWATDIAGGAKFGYMLLSVIFISNFFAIILQHLALKLGIVCERDLAQACRDHYPTLISFILWILCEIAISACDLAEIIGSVLALKLLFGIPITWGVLITVIDVLIILFFQYKGFRYIESVVAALIFTILVCFSFEIISSKPEIFPILKGIIPNPEIMKNSHSFYISIGILGATVMPHNLYLHSSIIQTRDYPRTIEGKKMAIKYATIDSTLSLSLAFFINAAILILSASTFHKAGHTEVADIMDAHKLLSPILGSSLAGVFFALALLASGQNSTLTGTLAGQIVMEGFLNIKFKPWIRRLITRLIAIVPAMIVSIVYGEKGTTELLIISQIILSVQLSFAIVPLVNFTGDSEKMGPFVNGPILKILAWVITIIIVLLNLFLLYDTLLGRR, from the coding sequence ATGAAAAAGAAAAAATCTTCTATAGGATGGAGGTATGAAAATAAGCATCCTTCTCTTTCGGAAGTTTTTTCTTCCGTTTCTGTTCCTCAACAGAAAGGAATATGGAAAAAACTTTTTGCTTTTACTGGGCCAGGATTATTAATTGCTGTGGGATATATGGATCCAGGAAATTGGGCAACAGACATCGCTGGAGGAGCTAAATTTGGTTATATGCTTTTATCCGTCATTTTTATATCCAATTTTTTTGCCATTATTTTGCAACATTTAGCTTTAAAATTAGGAATTGTTTGTGAGAGAGATTTAGCACAAGCTTGTAGAGATCATTACCCTACCTTGATTAGTTTTATCCTATGGATATTATGTGAAATTGCTATTTCTGCTTGTGATTTAGCTGAAATCATTGGTTCCGTATTAGCCTTAAAATTGCTTTTTGGCATTCCCATTACATGGGGTGTATTAATTACAGTTATAGATGTTTTAATTATTTTGTTTTTCCAATATAAAGGTTTTAGATATATTGAAAGTGTAGTTGCCGCTTTAATTTTTACAATTTTAGTTTGTTTCAGTTTTGAAATTATTAGTTCCAAACCTGAAATTTTTCCCATATTAAAAGGAATTATCCCTAACCCTGAAATTATGAAAAATTCGCATTCTTTCTATATATCTATAGGAATATTAGGAGCGACGGTAATGCCTCACAATCTTTACCTACACTCAAGTATCATACAAACCAGAGATTATCCACGTACTATTGAAGGAAAAAAAATGGCGATAAAATATGCGACCATAGACAGCACCTTATCTTTATCCTTAGCGTTTTTTATCAATGCAGCTATATTAATTTTATCTGCTTCCACTTTTCATAAAGCGGGACATACAGAAGTTGCAGACATCATGGACGCTCACAAACTTTTAAGTCCTATACTGGGCTCTAGTCTAGCTGGAGTTTTTTTTGCATTAGCTTTACTAGCATCAGGACAAAATTCAACATTAACTGGAACTCTAGCTGGACAAATAGTCATGGAAGGGTTTCTGAATATAAAATTTAAACCTTGGATTCGAAGATTAATCACAAGACTTATAGCAATTGTTCCAGCCATGATTGTTTCTATTGTTTATGGAGAAAAAGGAACAACTGAATTATTAATAATTAGTCAAATTATTTTATCAGTCCAACTAAGTTTTGCTATTGTTCCATTAGTTAATTTTACAGGGGATTCTGAAAAAATGGGACCATTTGTCAATGGGCCTATTTTAAAAATATTAGCTTGGGTTATTACCATCATCATTGTATTGCTCAATTTATTTTTATTATATGATACTTTATTGGGAAGAAGATAA
- a CDS encoding enoyl-ACP reductase FabI, with product MSYNLLKGKKGIIFGALDENSIAWKVAERAYEEKASFVLTNTPASLRIGKIYELSHKTKSMVIPADATSIPDLNILFEKTLDYFGGKIDFLLHSIAMSINIRKGLTYPSLNYEFLRKGWEISAVSYHKIMQTAWNKKAMNKWGSIVAITYIASQRSFPHYGDMSDYKSYLESITRNFGYYWGIKEKVRVNTVSQSPSITRSAKAIKGFNQLFMLSEKISPLGNASAQDCANYIITLFSDLTRKVTMQNLYHDGGFSHTGINEAMIS from the coding sequence ATGTCTTACAATTTATTGAAAGGAAAAAAAGGAATTATATTTGGAGCCTTGGATGAAAATTCTATTGCTTGGAAGGTAGCAGAACGGGCTTATGAAGAAAAAGCATCTTTTGTATTAACCAATACACCAGCTTCTTTAAGAATAGGTAAAATTTATGAATTATCTCATAAAACAAAATCTATGGTGATTCCAGCAGATGCTACTTCCATTCCAGATCTGAATATTTTATTTGAAAAAACATTAGATTATTTTGGAGGAAAAATAGATTTTTTATTGCATTCCATAGCTATGTCTATAAATATACGAAAGGGTTTAACTTATCCTTCTTTAAATTATGAATTTTTAAGAAAAGGATGGGAAATCTCTGCTGTATCTTATCATAAGATTATGCAAACAGCTTGGAATAAAAAAGCGATGAATAAATGGGGTTCTATTGTGGCTATAACATATATTGCTTCTCAGCGTAGTTTTCCTCATTATGGAGATATGTCAGATTATAAATCCTATTTAGAAAGTATTACACGTAATTTTGGCTATTATTGGGGAATCAAAGAAAAAGTAAGGGTGAATACTGTATCACAGTCTCCTAGTATAACACGATCAGCGAAAGCCATTAAAGGGTTTAATCAACTTTTCATGTTATCTGAAAAAATATCTCCGTTAGGAAACGCTTCTGCACAAGATTGCGCTAACTATATAATTACACTTTTTTCAGATTTAACAAGAAAAGTAACGATGCAAAATTTATATCATGATGGAGGTTTTTCTCATACTGGAATTAATGAAGC
- a CDS encoding bifunctional 3-deoxy-7-phosphoheptulonate synthase/chorismate mutase type II, translated as MEKLNNSIDRSWIDKWNQPFIISGPCSAESEKQILETANRLNSSYVQVFRAGIWKPRTKPNNFEGIGKKGLEWLHKVKNSTGLMVATEIANAEHVKLSISFGIDILWIGARSTASPFTIQEIADALEGEENKIILVKNPIHPDIELWTGALERLLGKGIRKLGVIHRGFYTYKNSKYRNQPNWNLLLNFKSLLPRIPIICDPSHICGNKEGILDIAKKAYHFQYEGLMIESHCDPDHAWSDAQQQITPENLLEMLKELTYVRKCDQKSKISLDSFRILIDELDENIITLLSERMNISKKLGAFKKSSDIEIFQPSRWKDIMKKSIDLGKSLGISEEFLEGIFKLLHQESIKIQNQIR; from the coding sequence ATGGAAAAATTGAATAATAGTATAGACAGATCTTGGATAGATAAGTGGAATCAACCCTTCATTATATCTGGTCCTTGTAGTGCAGAGAGTGAAAAACAAATATTAGAAACAGCCAATAGATTAAATTCTTCCTATGTTCAAGTATTTAGAGCTGGAATATGGAAACCTAGAACAAAACCCAATAATTTTGAGGGAATTGGAAAAAAAGGATTAGAATGGCTCCATAAGGTTAAAAATAGTACGGGGTTAATGGTCGCTACAGAAATAGCAAATGCAGAACATGTTAAATTATCCATTTCTTTTGGAATAGATATTCTTTGGATAGGAGCGAGAAGCACTGCAAGTCCTTTTACGATTCAAGAAATAGCGGATGCGTTGGAAGGAGAAGAGAATAAAATCATTTTAGTAAAAAACCCCATTCATCCTGATATAGAATTATGGACCGGAGCTTTAGAACGTTTATTGGGGAAAGGTATTAGAAAATTAGGAGTCATACACCGTGGATTTTACACATACAAAAACTCAAAATATCGCAATCAACCTAATTGGAATCTTTTGTTAAATTTTAAAAGCCTTCTTCCTAGAATTCCTATAATATGTGATCCTTCACATATTTGTGGAAATAAAGAAGGAATTTTAGATATAGCAAAAAAAGCTTATCATTTTCAATATGAAGGATTAATGATAGAAAGTCATTGTGATCCTGATCATGCTTGGAGCGATGCTCAACAACAAATCACTCCAGAAAATCTTTTGGAAATGTTAAAAGAATTAACATATGTTAGAAAATGTGATCAAAAAAGTAAAATATCTTTAGATTCTTTTCGAATTTTAATCGATGAACTAGATGAAAATATTATTACGCTTTTATCAGAAAGAATGAACATTTCCAAAAAATTAGGAGCTTTTAAAAAATCTTCAGATATTGAAATTTTTCAACCAAGTAGATGGAAAGATATTATGAAAAAATCTATAGACTTGGGGAAAAGTTTAGGAATTTCTGAAGAATTCCTTGAAGGAATTTTTAAACTCTTGCATCAAGAATCTATTAAAATTCAGAATCAAATTAGGTAA
- the rpsR gene encoding 30S ribosomal protein S18, producing the protein MILEEPHQHAKQVVDNELRYLSPIKIETKVEKKYCLFEQRNIKYIDYKDPTFLIKFLNAQGKILPRRITGTLQKNQNKLNAAIKRCRQIGLLPFVTDDLR; encoded by the coding sequence ATGATATTAGAGGAACCCCATCAACATGCAAAACAAGTAGTAGATAATGAATTAAGATATTTATCTCCTATTAAAATCGAAACCAAAGTAGAAAAAAAATATTGCTTATTTGAACAAAGAAATATTAAATATATAGATTATAAAGATCCTACATTTTTAATCAAATTTCTGAATGCGCAAGGAAAAATTTTACCACGTCGTATCACAGGGACTTTACAAAAAAATCAAAATAAATTAAATGCAGCTATTAAGAGATGTAGACAGATTGGTCTTTTACCTTTTGTTACAGATGATTTAAGATAA
- the rplI gene encoding 50S ribosomal protein L9 — protein MKIILKKDIENLGFQYDELDVKPGYARNYLIPKGYAVLALPGTIKNTHEILKQRSKKESFLIEKSKEIEDKLKKLTIKIPVKVGKGGKLFGSINNQYLMKILSKEGISIDKKFIRILGNKVIKTTGKHQVNIRLHRKCEFKLNFEVLSSSQ, from the coding sequence ATGAAAATTATCCTCAAAAAAGACATAGAAAATTTAGGGTTTCAATACGATGAATTAGATGTAAAACCTGGTTATGCTAGAAACTATCTAATTCCTAAAGGGTATGCTGTTTTAGCTTTACCTGGAACTATAAAAAATACTCATGAAATATTGAAACAACGTTCTAAAAAAGAAAGTTTTTTAATTGAAAAATCGAAAGAAATAGAAGATAAATTAAAAAAATTAACTATTAAAATCCCAGTTAAGGTAGGTAAAGGAGGAAAACTTTTTGGTTCGATTAATAATCAATACCTGATGAAAATTTTAAGTAAAGAAGGAATTTCCATAGATAAAAAATTTATTAGAATACTTGGAAATAAAGTAATTAAAACAACAGGAAAACATCAGGTCAATATCCGTTTACATAGGAAATGCGAGTTTAAGTTAAATTTTGAAGTATTATCTTCTTCCCAATAA
- the metK gene encoding methionine adenosyltransferase yields the protein MAYLFTSESVSEGHPDKISDQISDSILDHFLAYDPNAKVAIETLVTTGLIILAGEVNSNTWVNVKKIARNILRKIGYTKNEYRFNADSCGILSSIQEQSLDLLEGIHRSKKEEQGSGDQGIVFGYAVKETDNYMPLSLEISHHILRELSYLRNEGEKMTYLRPDAKSQVTLEYSDDNVPVHIHAIVISTQHDEFDTKEKMHLRIVDDVKNILIPRVMNNIKNVKKLFTDKTKYYINSTGKFVTGGPHGDTGLTGRKIIVDTYGGRGSHGGGAFSGKDPSKMDRSGAYAARHIAKNLVAAGISDELLIQISYAAGIAEPIGIFVNTYGKSKIDNENIALNINKIFDLRPYAIEKRLKLRQPIYEETSVYGHMGKTPKKVYKSFLDIEGNQKKQEVELFTWEKLDYLSVIKDIFYNK from the coding sequence ATGGCTTATTTATTTACCAGCGAATCTGTTTCAGAAGGTCATCCTGATAAGATTTCCGATCAAATATCGGACTCTATATTAGATCATTTTTTAGCGTATGATCCAAATGCGAAAGTAGCTATAGAAACTTTAGTCACCACGGGGCTAATTATATTAGCTGGAGAAGTAAATTCTAATACCTGGGTTAATGTTAAAAAAATAGCTCGTAATATTCTTAGAAAAATAGGATATACTAAAAATGAATACAGATTCAATGCAGATTCTTGTGGAATCCTTTCTTCTATCCAAGAACAATCTTTAGATTTATTAGAGGGGATTCATAGATCGAAAAAAGAAGAACAAGGTTCTGGAGATCAGGGGATTGTTTTTGGTTATGCCGTGAAAGAAACGGATAATTATATGCCTTTGTCATTAGAGATCTCACATCATATCTTAAGGGAACTTTCATATCTTAGAAATGAAGGGGAAAAAATGACTTATTTACGTCCAGATGCAAAATCTCAAGTAACTTTAGAATATTCTGATGACAATGTCCCGGTGCACATTCACGCTATTGTCATTTCAACTCAACATGATGAATTTGATACGAAAGAAAAAATGCATCTACGTATAGTTGATGATGTTAAGAATATTCTTATTCCAAGAGTAATGAATAATATAAAAAATGTAAAAAAATTATTTACAGATAAAACGAAATATTACATCAATTCAACAGGAAAATTTGTCACGGGGGGACCTCATGGGGACACTGGTCTTACCGGAAGAAAGATTATAGTAGATACTTATGGAGGAAGAGGATCTCATGGAGGAGGAGCTTTTTCTGGAAAAGACCCATCTAAAATGGATAGATCTGGTGCTTATGCCGCTAGACATATAGCTAAAAATTTGGTGGCAGCAGGAATTTCAGATGAGTTACTGATACAAATATCTTACGCTGCAGGGATTGCAGAACCCATAGGAATTTTTGTCAATACCTATGGGAAATCAAAAATAGATAATGAAAACATTGCGTTGAATATAAATAAAATTTTTGATTTACGTCCTTATGCTATAGAAAAAAGATTAAAATTGCGTCAGCCAATATATGAGGAAACATCTGTCTATGGACATATGGGAAAAACTCCTAAAAAAGTGTATAAGTCTTTTTTGGATATAGAAGGGAATCAAAAAAAACAAGAAGTAGAACTTTTCACATGGGAAAAGTTGGACTATTTATCCGTTATAAAGGATATATTTTACAATAAATAG
- the gltX gene encoding glutamate--tRNA ligase, with protein sequence MSLHSVRVRFAPSPTGPLHLGGIRTALYNYLFAKKHRGTFVLRIEDTDQKRFVENSESYILESLKWCHIEPDEGVGYGGPYSPYFQSKRGHIYRMYIKKLLKKGYAYYAFDTDQDLDKKRKEYNHHGLTFSYNSRIRMNLNNSLTMTKEQLHDKLRSYSYVIRFKIEPGEKLKMHDIIRGNIIVNTDHLDDKILLKSDGVATYHLANTIDDYLMKITHVIRGEEWLPSMYLHVLLYRALGWTPPNFAHLPLILKKNGKGKISKRNTDSLNSPIYPIQWKTPKTKIILPGYRELGYLPEAFVNMLALLGWNPGVEREIFSLQELINLFSLEKINKSGVFFDIKKVNWFNKKHLNDKKEEIFAFLSDKIKKYSLLYKTDYLWKVIHLTMNRIHFIHEIWEHSFYFFISPSSYEANFFNKICHENSILQLKNAKILLYNLNQFTSVNLRFLFQKTKNKHQIMQLFRLAVVGVLKGIDIFIIFEMLGKKESIQRIEKLINKIKEKI encoded by the coding sequence ATGTCACTACATTCTGTAAGAGTTCGTTTTGCTCCTAGTCCTACAGGCCCACTTCACTTGGGTGGAATCAGAACAGCATTATATAATTATCTTTTTGCTAAAAAACATAGAGGAACATTCGTCCTTAGAATAGAAGATACTGATCAAAAAAGATTCGTTGAGAATTCTGAATCGTATATTTTGGAGTCATTAAAATGGTGTCACATAGAACCTGATGAAGGAGTTGGGTATGGAGGGCCTTATTCTCCTTATTTTCAATCTAAAAGGGGGCATATTTATCGTATGTATATCAAGAAATTGTTAAAAAAAGGATATGCTTATTATGCTTTTGATACAGATCAAGATCTTGATAAAAAAAGAAAAGAATATAATCATCATGGGTTAACTTTTTCTTATAATTCTAGAATTAGAATGAACCTAAACAATTCTTTAACTATGACGAAAGAACAGTTACATGATAAATTGCGATCTTATTCTTATGTGATTCGATTTAAAATAGAACCTGGAGAAAAATTGAAAATGCATGATATCATACGTGGCAATATAATTGTAAATACAGATCATTTAGACGATAAAATTTTGTTAAAATCGGATGGAGTAGCAACTTATCATTTAGCTAATACAATAGACGATTATTTAATGAAAATTACTCATGTGATCAGAGGAGAAGAATGGCTTCCATCTATGTATTTGCATGTATTGTTATATAGGGCTTTGGGTTGGACTCCTCCTAATTTTGCACATTTGCCTTTAATTTTAAAAAAAAATGGAAAAGGAAAAATTAGCAAAAGAAACACAGATAGCTTAAATTCCCCTATATATCCTATACAATGGAAAACTCCAAAAACTAAAATTATCTTACCAGGATATAGGGAATTAGGTTATTTGCCAGAAGCATTTGTGAATATGTTAGCTTTATTAGGATGGAATCCTGGAGTTGAAAGGGAAATTTTTTCTTTACAAGAATTAATCAATTTATTTTCTTTAGAAAAAATAAACAAATCTGGTGTTTTTTTTGATATAAAAAAAGTAAATTGGTTCAATAAAAAACATTTAAATGATAAAAAGGAAGAAATATTTGCATTTCTTTCTGATAAAATCAAAAAATATTCTCTTTTATACAAGACAGATTACTTATGGAAAGTAATCCATTTAACAATGAATAGGATTCATTTTATTCATGAAATATGGGAACATTCTTTTTATTTTTTTATTTCTCCTAGTTCTTATGAAGCTAATTTTTTTAATAAAATTTGTCATGAAAATAGTATTCTTCAATTAAAGAATGCCAAAATATTGTTATATAATTTGAATCAATTTACATCTGTAAATTTGAGATTTTTGTTTCAAAAAACAAAAAATAAACATCAAATCATGCAATTATTTCGTTTAGCTGTAGTGGGGGTTCTAAAAGGAATTGATATTTTCATAATTTTTGAAATGTTAGGAAAAAAAGAAAGTATACAACGTATCGAAAAACTGATCAATAAAATCAAAGAAAAAATTTAG